In one Zobellia galactanivorans genomic region, the following are encoded:
- a CDS encoding 3-keto-disaccharide hydrolase — MKRTVPIFILSALLYSCTEKEGKVEVAESAPQEISLPFESISLNDLGDFKKTSSNWSIGGDVYVDRLKEKQITVSEGSGVLVNIPDSESKDHIFTNFEHGDIELEVDVMMPKGSNSGLYFQGRYEVQLFDSWKAEEATFSDMGGIYQRWDATKEKGSEGYEGSAPRMNAAKAPGLWQHVKVVFHAPQFDASGQKVKDAEFEEVWLNGVLIHENVKVTGPTRAAIANDEVAKAPLMIQGDHGPVALKNFSYKLYGNPRLSFVDMKMKEFESEQVLLPNVDTLTPIREVGTDSISSAMVVGKKVTRILDYKGKMLVPVTGDYLFDFKLNQAGGLLIIDNDTVVNHDGSFTLDSLGLAKVSLTKGEVPFRLLYNKHNPWNIGFGLYVEGPGIQRHSLHAPSSINDRPGISKNRIMVEPSDKAVTQRSFLMHGDEKRTHCISVGTPEKINYAYDLTSGSLLEVWNGEFLDATQMWHARGIKQLGEPAGFAVSFHGDPEFALLTDDAAQWPTEIAEEDFQMSQGYELDKKGIPTFMRKIGSKKLLDKIDVLSNERGVTRTVGASGDGVIWHKVADGESIKKLPDGSYIVNNESYFVHFADGGLAPTVRKSKGKDELVVKIPSGEQKIQYNIIW; from the coding sequence ATGAAAAGAACTGTACCAATCTTTATTTTAAGTGCATTGTTGTATTCCTGCACAGAAAAGGAAGGGAAAGTAGAAGTGGCAGAATCGGCGCCGCAAGAAATTTCGCTTCCTTTTGAATCTATATCGCTCAATGATCTTGGCGATTTTAAAAAAACATCAAGCAATTGGAGCATCGGAGGAGATGTATATGTAGACCGTTTAAAGGAGAAACAAATTACGGTTTCTGAAGGTAGTGGGGTATTGGTGAATATTCCCGATAGCGAGTCCAAAGATCATATCTTCACTAACTTTGAACATGGTGATATAGAACTTGAAGTCGATGTGATGATGCCAAAGGGCTCTAATTCAGGACTCTATTTTCAAGGCCGTTATGAGGTGCAACTTTTTGATAGTTGGAAGGCGGAGGAAGCTACTTTCTCCGATATGGGAGGTATTTACCAGCGTTGGGATGCCACCAAGGAGAAAGGGAGTGAAGGCTATGAAGGTAGTGCTCCAAGAATGAATGCCGCAAAAGCGCCGGGATTGTGGCAACATGTTAAGGTTGTTTTCCATGCGCCCCAGTTTGACGCGTCGGGCCAAAAGGTCAAAGATGCCGAATTTGAGGAAGTCTGGTTGAACGGGGTACTTATCCATGAAAATGTTAAGGTTACAGGTCCTACCCGTGCGGCTATAGCCAATGATGAAGTGGCAAAAGCGCCATTGATGATACAAGGTGACCACGGTCCCGTGGCGCTTAAAAACTTCTCCTACAAACTTTACGGAAACCCTAGGTTGTCGTTTGTTGATATGAAGATGAAGGAGTTCGAGAGTGAGCAGGTTCTACTGCCGAATGTAGATACTTTGACTCCGATAAGGGAAGTCGGTACCGATTCGATTTCATCGGCCATGGTCGTTGGGAAAAAGGTAACGCGTATATTGGATTACAAGGGTAAAATGCTTGTTCCGGTTACGGGCGATTACCTTTTCGATTTTAAACTCAACCAAGCAGGTGGTCTGCTTATTATAGATAATGATACCGTTGTAAACCATGATGGCAGCTTTACGCTCGATTCCTTAGGTTTGGCCAAGGTTTCCCTGACCAAGGGCGAAGTGCCTTTTAGGTTGTTATACAACAAGCACAACCCATGGAACATAGGCTTTGGTCTGTATGTCGAAGGCCCTGGCATTCAAAGACATTCGCTGCATGCCCCAAGTTCTATAAACGACAGACCGGGCATCAGCAAGAATAGAATCATGGTTGAGCCAAGCGATAAGGCGGTAACCCAGCGTAGCTTTTTAATGCACGGGGATGAAAAACGAACCCATTGTATTTCTGTAGGAACCCCTGAAAAAATTAACTATGCCTATGACTTGACTTCCGGTTCTTTGCTGGAGGTATGGAATGGTGAGTTTTTAGACGCTACACAAATGTGGCATGCACGAGGTATCAAACAGCTTGGTGAACCTGCCGGCTTTGCCGTTTCTTTTCATGGCGATCCCGAGTTTGCCCTATTGACCGATGATGCTGCCCAATGGCCTACCGAAATAGCGGAGGAGGACTTTCAAATGTCCCAAGGCTATGAATTGGATAAGAAGGGAATTCCGACATTCATGCGAAAAATAGGTTCTAAAAAACTACTTGATAAAATTGATGTTCTTTCCAATGAACGTGGGGTAACACGTACTGTTGGAGCTAGTGGTGATGGTGTTATTTGGCATAAGGTAGCCGATGGGGAGTCTATTAAAAAGCTTCCCGATGGTTCTTATATTGTAAATAACGAGAGCTATTTTGTTCATTTTGCCGATGGGGGCTTGGCTCCCACCGTTCGAAAATCTAAGGGTAAGGATGAATTGGTAGTGAAAATTCCATCAGGCGAACAAAAAATCCAGTACAACATTATTTGGTAA
- a CDS encoding TonB-dependent receptor, whose product MYGFEERDGENTIARSGNFLNQSLGYNSLESGDVDLQLAESGAFEESSIYQMARLNYRYNDKYLLTFTTRRDGFSGFGSDKKFGIFPSLGLAWTLSNEKFINKALPGLTNLNFRATYGQTAKRTVERTI is encoded by the coding sequence TTGTACGGTTTTGAGGAAAGGGACGGGGAAAATACCATAGCGCGTTCCGGAAATTTTCTAAACCAATCTTTAGGGTATAACAGTTTAGAGTCGGGTGATGTGGATCTTCAGCTCGCTGAATCGGGGGCGTTTGAGGAAAGCAGTATTTATCAGATGGCACGATTAAATTATCGTTACAACGACAAATACCTTTTGACCTTTACAACTAGGCGTGATGGTTTCTCAGGATTTGGATCGGATAAGAAATTTGGCATTTTTCCTTCCTTGGGACTGGCTTGGACATTGAGTAATGAAAAATTCATAAACAAGGCTTTGCCAGGTTTGACAAACCTGAACTTTCGGGCGACTTACGGACAAACGGCTAAGCGTACTGTCGAAAGGACTATCTAA
- a CDS encoding ThuA domain-containing protein: protein MHVKEVDPKHPLVQAFKGNGLTHVDEPYFFNNAYFDYNFRPLLYIEIDKLEGMKKEVDEKVNYVSWIKRHGKGRVFYSSPSHNAQSLDHPELLQFFLDGLQYVVGDLKCDDSPIGK from the coding sequence ATGCACGTCAAGGAAGTAGACCCTAAGCATCCCCTAGTACAGGCCTTTAAAGGAAATGGCCTTACCCATGTGGATGAACCCTACTTTTTCAACAATGCCTATTTCGATTATAACTTCAGACCCTTACTTTACATTGAAATCGATAAGCTAGAAGGCATGAAAAAGGAAGTCGACGAAAAGGTAAACTATGTTTCTTGGATCAAAAGACATGGCAAAGGCCGCGTTTTTTACAGTTCCCCATCACATAACGCCCAAAGTTTAGACCACCCAGAGTTACTTCAGTTTTTCTTGGATGGCCTACAGTATGTTGTCGGCGACTTAAAATGCGACGACTCCCCTATTGGAAAATAA
- a CDS encoding sulfocyanin-like copper-binding protein, with the protein MQTLYRTLFFIFLVVTAQLGIAQSDMAKKEAQFYSIVDVPIPKDVVLEVGGMTLTDDDKLGVSTRRGEVWVIDKPYSKSPSYKRFASGMHEVLGLNYRDNSFYLAQRGELTKLEDKDNDGEADVYKTIYTWPLSGNYHDYSYGPKFMDNGDMLVTLNLSWIGHGASLVKWRGWMLKITPEGEMTPIATGLRSPSGFVINDAGDVFYSENQGDWVGSGRITHLEKGTFAGNPEGLVWTDDPKSPLKLKKDDIEEQSGLSLYEYAKKVPELRAPAIWLPHTILGISTSDMIYDTTKGNFGPFEGQMFVGDQGHSKIMRVYMEKVNGVYQGAVFPFVEGFSSGILRMLWGSDNSMFVGMTSRGWSSTGRKMFGLQRLVWNGKVPFEIKTIKAEDDGFLLEFTKPIDKKLGADLASYNVTTFNYLYHNTYGSPIVDQQKGEVTQVKVSDDGRSVKLTVKGMRLGFIHQLKLPDLKAKSGEKLLHDTGYYTLNEVPGGTLKSEPIETNAGKNGVKQPKRVNEMPLLWVNGPTEKIVISTKPGLKYDIEELKLKRRSRVAITFKNNDDMLHNLVITDRGEASVNEVGDKALHLGLDGADLNYVPDSELVLVHTGIVQPESEETIYFDVPNTAGEYWIVCTFPGHSASMRIKLIVE; encoded by the coding sequence ATGCAAACTTTATATAGAACCTTATTTTTTATATTTCTAGTAGTTACGGCCCAACTGGGTATCGCCCAGTCGGATATGGCCAAAAAGGAAGCCCAATTTTATAGTATTGTCGATGTTCCGATTCCGAAGGACGTAGTTCTTGAAGTGGGTGGTATGACACTCACCGACGATGATAAATTGGGGGTCTCGACACGTAGGGGAGAAGTATGGGTTATTGATAAGCCTTACAGTAAATCGCCTTCGTATAAAAGATTCGCCAGCGGGATGCACGAAGTTTTGGGACTGAACTATAGAGACAATAGTTTTTACCTCGCACAAAGGGGTGAGCTGACCAAATTGGAAGATAAGGACAATGACGGGGAGGCCGATGTTTATAAAACTATTTATACATGGCCCTTGTCAGGCAATTACCATGACTATTCCTATGGTCCTAAATTTATGGACAACGGAGATATGCTCGTTACCTTAAATCTATCATGGATCGGTCACGGGGCCAGTTTGGTAAAATGGAGGGGCTGGATGTTGAAAATTACCCCAGAAGGTGAAATGACCCCTATCGCTACGGGATTGCGTTCCCCTTCAGGTTTTGTGATCAACGATGCCGGTGATGTTTTTTACTCCGAAAACCAAGGAGACTGGGTAGGTTCAGGAAGAATAACCCATCTAGAGAAGGGAACCTTTGCAGGAAACCCTGAAGGTTTGGTATGGACCGACGACCCTAAATCCCCTTTAAAACTAAAGAAAGACGATATTGAGGAGCAATCTGGGCTAAGTTTGTACGAGTACGCAAAAAAAGTACCGGAATTAAGGGCGCCGGCTATCTGGTTACCCCATACGATTTTAGGGATTTCCACTTCCGATATGATCTATGATACGACCAAGGGCAATTTCGGACCCTTTGAAGGTCAGATGTTCGTGGGGGACCAAGGACACAGCAAGATTATGCGCGTGTATATGGAGAAGGTCAACGGAGTATATCAAGGGGCCGTTTTTCCTTTTGTGGAAGGATTTTCCTCAGGTATATTGAGAATGTTATGGGGTAGCGATAACAGTATGTTCGTAGGGATGACAAGTAGAGGTTGGTCTTCAACGGGAAGGAAAATGTTCGGTCTACAGCGATTGGTATGGAACGGAAAAGTGCCTTTTGAAATAAAGACGATCAAGGCCGAAGATGATGGTTTCTTGTTGGAATTTACCAAGCCTATCGATAAAAAGCTAGGGGCAGACCTTGCCAGCTATAATGTAACCACTTTTAATTACTTATACCATAATACTTATGGAAGTCCAATTGTCGACCAACAGAAGGGCGAAGTGACCCAAGTCAAGGTTTCAGACGATGGGCGCTCTGTGAAATTGACGGTCAAAGGCATGCGTTTAGGCTTTATCCACCAGCTTAAACTTCCTGATTTAAAGGCTAAAAGTGGGGAAAAGCTGTTGCATGATACAGGATACTACACCTTGAACGAAGTTCCTGGAGGTACATTGAAATCGGAACCCATTGAAACGAATGCGGGTAAAAACGGCGTGAAACAACCTAAGCGGGTGAACGAGATGCCCCTACTATGGGTTAATGGCCCTACCGAAAAAATTGTGATCAGTACCAAACCGGGATTGAAATACGATATAGAGGAGCTTAAGCTTAAGCGAAGATCTAGGGTGGCCATCACTTTTAAGAATAATGACGATATGCTCCATAACCTGGTGATTACCGATAGAGGTGAAGCGTCTGTAAATGAAGTGGGTGATAAGGCCTTACATTTAGGCTTGGATGGTGCTGACCTTAATTATGTTCCCGATAGTGAACTGGTATTGGTCCATACGGGAATCGTTCAGCCCGAATCGGAAGAAACCATCTATTTTGATGTACCGAATACTGCTGGGGAATACTGGATTGTTTGTACCTTTCCGGGACATTCGGCTTCAATGAGAATAAAACTTATTGTAGAGTAG
- a CDS encoding DUF6503 family protein, with the protein MKHYYPFILTLLLCSFTACKENKPKPLSKASDPVTTTPKTEEVSLLDRCINAHGGIQQWKSFVGLAYNIEEKGKTVYQLTHLKDRRAYLKSKDFEVGFDGKTAWAKPDASHIPGNSPAFYYNLDFYFFGMPFLLKDPGVITSDEGTSVVGGKTYETLKVTFGPEVGLTPEDVYYLYIDPETFRLEILTYSVSYFNKEDAQINTAKVYSGYHEVQGLLMPSQLENYAWKDGNLGENKQHTRLFSDIRFLDQIPDDSVFKVPQGAVTEKIVQD; encoded by the coding sequence TTGAAACATTACTACCCTTTTATATTGACCTTACTACTCTGTTCGTTTACCGCATGTAAAGAGAACAAGCCGAAGCCTTTAAGCAAAGCATCGGACCCTGTCACTACCACCCCCAAGACCGAAGAGGTCAGCCTACTAGACCGTTGCATCAATGCCCATGGTGGCATTCAACAATGGAAATCGTTCGTCGGTTTGGCCTATAATATAGAGGAAAAGGGAAAAACCGTTTACCAACTTACCCACCTAAAAGACCGTAGGGCCTATTTAAAATCAAAGGATTTTGAAGTGGGTTTTGACGGAAAAACGGCATGGGCAAAACCGGATGCTTCCCACATCCCCGGAAATTCCCCAGCGTTTTATTACAATCTCGATTTTTACTTTTTCGGCATGCCCTTTTTATTGAAAGACCCGGGCGTGATTACTAGTGATGAAGGAACATCCGTTGTTGGCGGTAAAACGTACGAGACCTTAAAGGTTACCTTTGGCCCGGAAGTCGGCCTTACCCCAGAAGACGTATACTACCTCTACATCGACCCCGAAACCTTTCGGCTCGAGATACTCACATATTCCGTTTCTTATTTCAATAAGGAAGATGCACAGATAAACACGGCCAAAGTGTATTCGGGATATCACGAGGTACAAGGTCTTCTGATGCCCTCCCAGTTGGAAAATTACGCATGGAAGGACGGAAATTTAGGAGAAAACAAACAACACACCCGTCTTTTCAGCGACATTCGCTTTCTAGATCAAATACCCGATGACAGCGTTTTCAAGGTACCACAAGGGGCCGTGACCGAAAAAATAGTGCAAGATTAA
- a CDS encoding DUF7133 domain-containing protein — protein sequence MKYCRSTVFFGALILLFSNCKPSYEEPQIALDSYKVEEGFELEVVASEPFLKAPVTIDFDDQGRIWVAQMPGYMNDMQGSDETAPVGSIDILEDLDNDGVVDHAKTFLDSLVMPRALAHVYGGLLYSEPPFLYFVEIKDDKPVNRVVVDSIYAVEGNPEHQPNGLMMNLDNWLYNAKSNFRYRRVKGVWKKEATTFRGQWGISHDNFGRLYFNDNSRQLLGDHVLPNVLVKNKYYSPKYGVNRMLTDDQRVYPVHATTVNRGYAKGVLNQDSILVKATAACAPLVYRGGAFPEAYDENVFVCIPEGNLIKRNLLTFTGDSTIAKQAYEGREFLTSTDEGFRPVNLNNGPDGSMYITDMHRGMIGHHAYLSPYLKKKVAVNKLDTLINFGRILRVKKVGQPHEAVRNFSEMNTKQLIALLKDKNGWVRDRAQQQLIYRNQKDAIEGLEELLEDGQNPIAQIHALYTLEGLDALSYDLLAKAARSGAADLTAHALVLLPPFVTKTNTDQTETLVTELLNKNNVTIDLYLSSIIGNLVAQDESRFLSVMEKLSTKYVNKPIFTEALVSGITGGEEDLQTAMASGNPKLAEAMATSATKRKEDKVNPIFARKSLVEDTRTSGAKMFYEICASCHGVNGQGIEGLAPPLMGSEHVANTERLGLIILHGLEGPITVKGEQYNLNLAMPGLIRNEDISNKDIADIISYVTNAFSDQPKRLKIDKIEELRQTKPKSGTEYTEQELLDYSKK from the coding sequence ATGAAGTATTGTAGATCTACCGTATTTTTTGGCGCGCTTATTCTTTTGTTCAGTAATTGCAAGCCTTCATACGAAGAACCTCAAATAGCATTGGATAGCTATAAGGTGGAAGAAGGTTTTGAACTCGAGGTGGTGGCCTCTGAACCGTTTCTAAAAGCCCCTGTTACCATCGATTTTGATGATCAAGGAAGGATTTGGGTCGCTCAAATGCCGGGATATATGAACGATATGCAAGGGAGTGACGAAACCGCGCCCGTGGGTAGTATCGATATTCTTGAAGATCTTGATAACGATGGGGTCGTAGACCATGCCAAAACTTTTTTGGATAGCCTTGTGATGCCAAGGGCCTTGGCCCATGTGTATGGGGGACTTCTATATTCTGAACCTCCCTTTTTATACTTTGTGGAGATTAAGGATGATAAACCGGTCAATAGGGTCGTTGTAGATTCTATCTATGCCGTAGAAGGGAACCCCGAGCATCAGCCTAACGGTCTGATGATGAACCTCGATAACTGGTTGTACAATGCGAAATCCAATTTCAGGTACCGTCGTGTCAAGGGGGTATGGAAAAAAGAGGCAACTACCTTTCGGGGGCAGTGGGGTATAAGTCATGATAATTTTGGTAGACTTTATTTTAACGATAATTCAAGACAATTGCTAGGAGACCATGTTTTGCCCAATGTCTTGGTGAAAAACAAATACTATAGCCCGAAATATGGGGTGAATAGAATGTTGACCGATGACCAGAGGGTGTATCCCGTACACGCTACCACCGTAAATAGGGGCTATGCCAAAGGGGTGTTGAACCAAGATAGTATCTTGGTGAAGGCCACGGCCGCTTGTGCTCCCCTTGTCTATAGGGGCGGGGCATTTCCCGAAGCGTATGACGAGAACGTCTTTGTTTGTATCCCCGAGGGGAACCTTATAAAACGCAATCTCTTGACTTTTACGGGAGATTCCACCATAGCGAAACAAGCCTATGAAGGAAGGGAATTCTTGACCTCTACGGATGAAGGGTTTCGACCGGTAAACTTGAACAATGGCCCTGATGGGAGCATGTATATTACCGATATGCATCGTGGTATGATAGGGCATCACGCCTATTTAAGTCCTTATCTCAAGAAAAAGGTAGCTGTAAACAAACTCGATACCCTTATTAATTTCGGACGTATCTTACGTGTCAAGAAGGTCGGTCAACCACATGAAGCGGTCCGTAATTTTAGTGAGATGAATACCAAACAACTCATTGCACTATTAAAGGATAAGAACGGTTGGGTTCGCGACCGTGCCCAACAGCAGTTGATTTACAGAAACCAAAAAGATGCCATAGAGGGATTGGAAGAGCTTCTGGAGGACGGACAAAACCCTATAGCCCAAATACATGCGCTATATACGTTGGAAGGGCTCGATGCCTTGTCGTATGACTTGTTGGCCAAGGCGGCACGCTCAGGGGCTGCTGATCTGACGGCCCATGCACTTGTTTTGCTTCCGCCATTTGTGACGAAGACCAATACCGACCAGACCGAAACCCTGGTTACCGAGCTGTTGAACAAAAATAATGTGACTATAGACCTTTATTTAAGTAGCATCATAGGAAACTTAGTGGCCCAAGATGAATCGCGTTTTCTTTCTGTTATGGAAAAGCTAAGTACCAAGTATGTGAACAAGCCGATATTTACCGAAGCTTTGGTCAGTGGTATCACGGGCGGGGAAGAAGACTTACAGACCGCCATGGCATCGGGGAACCCGAAACTTGCCGAAGCGATGGCAACAAGCGCTACCAAACGAAAAGAAGATAAGGTCAACCCTATTTTTGCGAGGAAGTCCTTGGTGGAAGACACCAGAACCAGTGGGGCCAAGATGTTTTATGAAATCTGCGCTTCGTGCCACGGGGTAAATGGCCAGGGAATAGAAGGCTTGGCGCCGCCACTAATGGGTTCTGAGCATGTGGCCAATACGGAGAGACTAGGACTGATAATCTTACACGGCCTTGAAGGCCCTATAACGGTCAAAGGGGAGCAATACAATTTAAACCTCGCCATGCCGGGACTCATACGCAACGAAGATATTTCCAATAAGGATATAGCCGATATTATATCGTACGTAACCAATGCGTTTTCCGATCAGCCTAAGCGCCTGAAAATCGATAAGATTGAGGAGTTACGCCAGACCAAACCCAAAAGCGGAACCGAATATACGGAACAGGAGCTATTGGATTATTCAAAGAAATAA
- the trhA gene encoding PAQR family membrane homeostasis protein TrhA — MNERITFSKEEKYNTLSHGLGALFAVMGTIMLLVKNSGKSPYATFAILLYGISLISMFGVSATYHLSTNPWLKRKLRVLDHINIYFLIAGTYTPIALITLYNGNGWLIFYAIWGIALVGTLFKIFYTGKFEFLSLGLYLAMGWLIVLDFKNLLDSIPSLGVWLLFLGGGFYTFGILFYAWDRIPFNHFIWHIFVLGGATSHWFLMYLNVV, encoded by the coding sequence ATGAACGAGAGAATAACTTTTTCAAAGGAAGAAAAATACAATACCCTTTCGCATGGTTTAGGGGCTTTATTTGCGGTGATGGGCACGATTATGTTGCTTGTGAAGAACAGCGGTAAGTCCCCCTATGCGACATTTGCTATTTTGCTATACGGCATAAGCTTGATTTCCATGTTTGGGGTGTCGGCGACCTATCACCTTAGTACCAACCCGTGGTTAAAACGTAAATTACGTGTATTAGACCACATCAATATTTATTTTTTAATTGCGGGTACTTATACGCCCATAGCCTTGATTACGTTGTATAATGGTAACGGATGGCTTATTTTTTATGCGATATGGGGTATTGCCCTCGTAGGTACATTGTTCAAAATTTTCTATACAGGGAAGTTTGAATTTTTATCATTGGGACTATATTTGGCAATGGGGTGGTTGATCGTTCTTGATTTTAAGAATCTTCTCGATAGCATCCCTTCTTTAGGAGTTTGGCTTTTGTTTCTTGGAGGTGGCTTTTATACCTTTGGAATTCTCTTTTACGCGTGGGATCGCATACCGTTCAATCACTTTATATGGCATATTTTTGTTTTAGGTGGCGCGACAAGTCATTGGTTTCTCATGTATTTAAATGTAGTTTGA